From the genome of Helicobacter pylori, one region includes:
- a CDS encoding YceI family protein — MKKMVLVPVLLVGFLQAVNLDLSSAKVTWTAFKTKAKTPVNGSFESITYKLGKSQDSLKTLLEGANASMDSLKVNLGDDTKNKNVKEAFFALFKNTNIKVTFRNVIEGDHEGSLTAYVRMNEKLVKVPMQYTVAGDKFVVKGVLDLLNFGLKNELASLAKRCESFHEGLTWSQVEIQFESMIKG; from the coding sequence ATGAAAAAAATGGTTTTGGTACCGGTTTTACTAGTAGGGTTTTTGCAAGCGGTGAATTTGGATTTATCTTCGGCTAAGGTAACATGGACAGCCTTTAAAACTAAGGCTAAAACACCAGTAAATGGGAGTTTTGAAAGCATCACCTATAAACTGGGTAAATCTCAAGATAGTTTAAAAACCCTTTTAGAAGGGGCAAACGCGAGCATGGATAGCTTGAAAGTCAATTTAGGCGATGACACTAAAAACAAAAATGTTAAAGAAGCTTTTTTCGCTCTTTTTAAAAACACTAACATTAAAGTCACTTTCAGGAATGTGATAGAAGGCGATCATGAAGGTTCTCTTACGGCTTATGTGAGGATGAATGAAAAGTTGGTGAAAGTGCCTATGCAATACACGGTTGCTGGTGATAAGTTCGTGGTTAAGGGGGTCTTGGATTTATTGAATTTTGGCTTGAAAAACGAATTAGCGAGCTTGGCTAAACGATGCGAGAGTTTTCATGAGGGCTTGACTTGGTCGCAAGTGGAAATCCAATTTGAAAGCATGATTAAGGGATAA
- the hemL gene encoding glutamate-1-semialdehyde 2,1-aminomutase, translating into MELLHSINDFNEAKQVIVGGVNSPVRAFKSVEGTPPFILKGKGAYLYDVDNNHYIDFVQSWGPLIFGHADEEIEENIISVLKKGTSFGAPTELETTLAKEIISCYEGLDKVRLVSSGTEATMSAIRLARAYSQKDDLIKFEGCYHGHSDSLLVKAGSGCATFGSPSSLGVPNDFSKHTLVARYNDLNSTEECFKKGDVGCVIIEPIAGNMGLVPAQKEFLLGLKALCEKYQAVLILDEVMSGFRASLSGSQEFYGVVPDLVTFGKVIGAGLPLACFGGRAEIMDLLSPIGGVYQAGTLSGNPLAVCAGLSTLYKIKRDKTLYTRLNALAVRLTQSLKKSAQSYNIALETLNRGSMFGFFFNENAVCNFDDALKSDTKMFAKFHQKMLFKGVYLACSSFETGFICEPMTEEMIDLAVAKADESFDEIIKGV; encoded by the coding sequence ATGGAGTTGTTGCACAGCATTAATGATTTTAATGAAGCTAAGCAGGTGATCGTTGGGGGGGTCAATTCGCCTGTGAGGGCGTTTAAGAGCGTTGAAGGCACTCCACCTTTTATTTTAAAAGGTAAGGGGGCGTATCTTTATGATGTGGATAACAACCATTATATAGATTTTGTGCAAAGCTGGGGACCTTTGATTTTTGGGCATGCTGATGAAGAGATTGAAGAAAATATTATTAGCGTATTAAAAAAAGGCACTTCTTTTGGCGCTCCCACAGAATTAGAAACCACTTTAGCTAAGGAAATCATTTCTTGTTATGAAGGCTTAGATAAGGTGCGTTTAGTGAGTAGCGGCACAGAAGCGACCATGAGCGCGATACGACTCGCTAGAGCTTATAGCCAAAAAGACGATTTGATCAAGTTTGAAGGGTGCTATCATGGGCATAGCGACTCCTTATTGGTGAAAGCGGGTAGCGGGTGTGCCACTTTTGGATCTCCTTCTTCTTTAGGCGTGCCGAACGATTTTAGCAAACACACTCTAGTGGCTCGTTATAACGATTTAAACTCCACAGAAGAATGCTTTAAAAAAGGCGATGTGGGTTGCGTCATTATTGAACCCATTGCCGGGAATATGGGGTTAGTGCCGGCTCAAAAAGAGTTTTTACTGGGCTTAAAGGCTTTGTGTGAAAAATACCAAGCGGTGTTGATTTTAGATGAAGTGATGAGCGGGTTTAGAGCGAGTTTGAGCGGTTCGCAAGAATTTTATGGCGTTGTGCCGGATTTAGTAACCTTTGGTAAGGTGATAGGCGCGGGGCTTCCTTTGGCGTGTTTTGGGGGGCGTGCGGAAATTATGGACTTGCTTTCACCCATTGGAGGCGTGTATCAAGCAGGCACATTAAGCGGTAACCCCCTAGCGGTGTGTGCGGGGTTGAGCACGCTTTATAAAATCAAAAGAGACAAAACCCTTTATACTCGCTTAAACGCTTTAGCCGTTCGTTTGACCCAAAGTTTAAAAAAGAGTGCTCAAAGCTATAACATCGCTTTAGAGACGCTCAATAGAGGGAGTATGTTTGGCTTTTTCTTTAACGAAAATGCGGTGTGCAATTTTGATGACGCTTTAAAAAGCGATACGAAAATGTTTGCAAAATTCCACCAAAAAATGCTCTTTAAGGGCGTGTATTTGGCGTGTTCAAGCTTTGAAACCGGCTTTATTTGTGAGCCTATGACTGAAGAGATGATTGATTTAGCGGTTGCAAAAGCCGATGAAAGTTTTGATGAAATCATAAAAGGTGTGTGA
- a CDS encoding AtpZ/AtpI family protein has protein sequence MKKPKYYKFIEGANYLSLGLSMVVAILMGVAIGYGLKKLTHVSWLFWLGVIWGVLASFLNVYKAYKNMQKDYEELAKDPKYTQNKTK, from the coding sequence TTGAAAAAGCCAAAGTATTATAAATTCATAGAGGGGGCGAATTATTTGAGCTTGGGGCTTTCTATGGTGGTAGCGATCCTTATGGGCGTGGCTATAGGCTATGGGCTTAAAAAGCTCACTCATGTTTCGTGGCTTTTTTGGCTTGGGGTTATTTGGGGCGTGTTAGCGAGCTTTCTCAATGTCTATAAAGCTTATAAAAACATGCAAAAAGATTATGAAGAATTAGCCAAAGACCCTAAATACACACAAAACAAAACAAAATAA